The following are encoded together in the Macadamia integrifolia cultivar HAES 741 chromosome 10, SCU_Mint_v3, whole genome shotgun sequence genome:
- the LOC122092478 gene encoding probable 1-deoxy-D-xylulose-5-phosphate synthase, chloroplastic: protein MALLSFSFPGYLPREIATDHLRSISSLNHLFWVTDLQSQYQNKLTQVKRRSGGVWASLSEKGEYHSQRPPTPLLDTINYPIHMKNLSVKELKQLADEVRSDVIFNVSTTGGHLGSSLGVVELTVALHYVFNTPQDKILWDVGHQSYPHKILTGRRDRMQTMRQTNGLSGFTKRAESEYDSFGAGHSSTSISAALGMAVGRDLKGRKNHVVAVIGDGAMTAGQAYEAMNNAGYLDSDMIVILNDNKQVSLPTATLDGPIPPVGALSSALSRLQSSRPLRELREVAKGVTKQIGGSMHELAAKVDEYARGMISGSGSTLFEELGLYYIGPVDGHNIDDLIAILKEVKSTHTTGPVLIHVITEKGRGYPFAEKAADKYHGVTKFDPATGKQFKAPVPTQSYTTYFAEALIAEAEVDKDVVAIHAAMGGGTGLNLFLRRFPTRCFDVGIAEQHAVTFAAGLACEGLKPFCTIYSSFLQRAYDQVIHDVDLQKLPVRFALDRAGLVGADGPTHSGSFDVTYMACLPNMVVMAPSDEAELFHMVATAVAIDDRPSCFRYPRGNGTGIQLPPGNKGTPLEVGKGRILLEGERVALLGYGTAVQSCLAAASLVKRYDIQLTVADARFCKPLDQDLIRCLAKSHEFLITVEEGSIGGFGSHVAQFLALNRLLDGTTKWRPLVLPDRYIEHGSPADQMVEAGLTPSHIAATVFNILGLTREALEVMS from the exons ATGGCTCTGTTGTCATTTTCTTTCCCTGGTTATCTACCTAGAGAAATAGCTACAGATCATCTGAGATCCATTTCGAGTTTAAATCATCTGTTCTGGGTAACAGATCTGCAGAGCCAATACCAGAACAAGCTCACTCAG GTCAAGAGAAGGTCTGGAGGTGTCTGGGCATCACTGTCAGAGAAGGGGGAGTATCACTCACAGAGACCACCAACTCCTCTTTTGGACACCATCAACTATCCAATCCACATGAAAAATCTCTCAGTTAAG GAACTTAAACAACTCGCTGATGAGGTACGTTCCGATGTCATCTTCAACGTCTCTACAACCGGAGGTCACCTGGGTTCAAGCCTTGGAGTGGTTGAGCTTACTGTGGCTCTCCATTATGTCTTCAATACCCCACAGGATAAGATACTCTGGGATGTGGGTCATCAG TCTTATCCTCACAAAATCTTGACGGGGAGAAGAGATAGGATGCAAACTATGCGTCAGACGAATGGGTTGTCGGGATTCACTAAACGCGCCGAGAGTGAATATGATAGCTTCGGCGCTGGTCACAGTTCAACCAGTATCTCAGCTGCCTTGG GAATGGCTGTTGGAAGGGATCTGAAGGGCAGAAAAAACCATGTGGTTGCTGTCATAGGAGATGGTGCCATGACTGCAGGACAAGCTTACGAAGCCATGAATAATGCTGGGTACTTAGACTCGGACATGATTGTGATACTCAATGATAACAAACAGGTTTCCCTACCAACTGCTACTCTAGATGGCCCCATTCCACCTGTAGGAGCTTTGAGCAGTGCTCTCAGTAGGTTGCAATCCAGCAGGCCTCTTAGAGAGCTGAGGGAGGTTGCCAAG GGAGTTACAAAGCAGATTGGTGGGTCAATGCATGAACTAGCAGCAAAAGTGGATGAATATGCCCGTGGGATGATCAGCGGATCTGGTTCAACACTGTTCGAGGAGCTCGGTCTCTATTATATTGGTCCAGTTGATGGCCACAACATAGATGATCTTATAGCTATTCTCAAGGAAGTAAAGAGTACCCATACAACAGGCCCTGTCCTCATCCATGTTATTACCGAGAAAGGTCGAGGTTATCCATTTGCAGAGAAAGCTGCTGACAAATACCATG GTGTTACAAAGTTTGATCCAGCTACTGGAAAGCAATTCAAGGCTCCTGTTCCTACTCAATCTTACACCACATATTTTGCAGAGGCTTTGATTGCTGAAGCAGAGGTTGACAAAGACGTTGTTGCCATACATGCTGCAATGGGAGGAGGGACAGGCCTGAATCTATTCCTTCGCCGCTTCCCAACACGATGTTTTGATGTTGGCATTGCAGAACAGCATGCCGTCACTTTTGCTGCAGGCCTTGCCTGTGAAGGCCTTAAACCATTCTGTACCATCTACTCATCTTTCCTACAGAGGGCTTATGATCAG GTGATACATGATGTGGATTTGCAGAAACTGCCAGTGAGGTTTGCATTGGACAGAGCTGGCTTGGTTGGAGCAGATGGGCCCACACATTCCGGGTCATTCGATGTCACTTACATGGCATGCCTTCCAAACATGGTTGTGATGGCTCCATCAGATGAGGCAGAGCTCTTCCATATGGTTGCAACTGCTGTTGCCATAGATGATCGACCCAGTTGCTTTCGATACCCAAGAGGAAATGGAACTGGCATTCAGCTGCCACCGGGGAACAAGGGTACCCCTCTGGAG GTTGGCAAAGGCCGGATTTTGTTGGAGGGTGAGAGAGTGGCACTTTTGGGTTATGGAACAGCAGTTCAAAGTTGTTTAGCTGCAGCTTCTCTAGTGAAACGCTATGACATACAGTTGACAGTAGCAGATGCGCGGTTCTGCAAGCCACTTGATCAAGACCTCATTCGTTGCCTCGCTAAATCACATGAGTTTCTAATCACGGTAGAAGAGGGATCAATTGGAGGGTTCGGGTCTCATGTTGCCCAGTTCTTGGCCCTCAATAGACTTCTTGATGGAACAACAAAG TGGAGACCACTAGTTCTTCCTGATCGGTACATTGAGCATGGGTCACCAGCTGATCAAATGGTCGAAGCTGGCCTCACACCATCTCATATCGCTGCAACTGTATTCAACATCCTTGGACTAACCAGAGAGGCCCTCGAGGTCATGTCATAG